Proteins encoded in a region of the Triticum dicoccoides isolate Atlit2015 ecotype Zavitan chromosome 3A, WEW_v2.0, whole genome shotgun sequence genome:
- the LOC119268787 gene encoding 65-kDa microtubule-associated protein 3-like, giving the protein MAGAVRDQQQQLHPCDSLLLELNVIWDEVGEPDTVRDKTLLELEQECLDVYRRKVDQANRCRAQLRQSIAEAEAELAGICSAIGEPPVHVRQSNQKLHGLREELNAIIPYLEEMRTKKVERWSQFVHVLEEIKKISSEIRPSDFVPFKTPVDQSDLSLRKFEELTKELESLQKEKRERLKQVMDHLNTLHSLCEVLGIDFKQTVHEVHPSLDEAEGSKNLSNTTIERLALAVDRLREIKIQRMQKLQDFASTMLELWNLMDTPIEEQQMFQNVTCNIAASEHEITEPNTLSIDFLSYVEAEVLRLEQLKGSKMKDLVLKKKSELEEHRRRAHLIGEEGYSDEFNIEAIESGAIDPALVLEQIEAHIATVKDEAFSRKDILEKVERFLNACEEEAWLEDYNKDDNRYNAGKGAHLTLKRAEKARILVNKIPGMVDVLTTKIIAWENERGKEFTYDGVRLLSMLDEYMIVRQEKEQEKKRQRDQKKLHDQLKAEQEALYGSKPSPSKPQSIKKAPRHSMGGVNRRVSMGGATMQAPKTDILHSKNVRAAKRTEDIAHLSPASRGLDIGDLPIKKLSFNATALRETETPRKPFAQIMPPPSSVPSTPARSVTNDTEDENRTPNPKTFGAALNLKTPMTVAAPMQLAMTPAVASKVTAAPVSLVYEKPEPTLPEAIEYSFEERRLAVYLSREV; this is encoded by the exons ATGGCTGGCGCGGTGAGAgaccagcagcagcagctccaCCCGTGCGATTCGCTTCTCCTCGAGCTCAAC GTGATCTGGGATGAGGTCGGTGAGCCCGACACGGTGCGGGACAAGACGCTGCTGGAGCTCGAGCAGGAATGCCTCGATGTCTACAGGAGGAAGGTCGACCAGGCCAACCGCTGCAGGGCTCAGCTGCGGCAATCCATCGCCGAGGCCGAGGCTGAGCTCGCCGGCATCTGCTCGGCCATAGGCGAGCCGCCGGTTCACGTCAGGCAG TCAAACCAGAAATTGCATGGTTTAAGGGAGGAGTTGAATGCAATTATCCCATATTTAGAGGAGATGCGGACTAAAAAGGTTGAAAGATGGAGCCAGTTCGTTCATGTCCTCGAGGAGATTAAGAAAATCTCATCCGAAATCAGGCCTTCAGACTTTGTGCCATTTAAAACTCCTGTGGATCAGTCTGATCTGTCGTTAAGAAAGTTTGAGGAGTTAACGAAGGAGCTAGAATCTCTTCAGAAAGAGAAG AGGGAAAGATTAAAGCAAGTGATGGATCATTTGAACACATTACATTCCTTATGTGAGGTGCTTGGCATTGACTTTAAACAAACAGTGCATGAGGTGCACCCTAGCCTGGACGAAGCTGAAGGATCAAAGAACCTGAGCAACACTACAATCGAGAGACTAGCATTGGCTGTGGATAGACTTCGTGAAATAAAAATTCAGAGGATGCAAAAG CTTCAAGACTTTGCATCGACAATGCTAGAACTATGGAATCTTATGGATACACCAATTGAAGAGCAGCAGATGTTCCAGAATGTAACGTGCAATATTGCTGCCTCGGAGCATGAAATAACAGAACCCAACACCCTGTCGATCGACTTCCTCAGCTAT GTGGAAGCTGAGGTTTTAAGGCTTGAGCAACTGAAAGGAAGCAAAATGAAGGACCTCGTTTTGAAAAAGAAATCGGAGCTGGAGGAGCACAGAAGACGTGCGCATCTAATTGGCGAGGAAGGATATTCAGATGAATTTAACATTGAGGCTATTGAGTCGG GAGCTATTGATCCTGCATTGGTGCTGGAACAAATTGAGGCTCACATTGCAACAGTGAAAGATGAAGCTTTCAGTCGAAAGGATATTCTTGAGAAGGTTGAAAGATTTCTGAATGCATGTGAGGAGGAAGCCTGGCTGGAAGATTACAACAAA GATGACAATCGTTACAATGCTGGGAAGGGGGCACATCTGACGCTCAAGAGGGCTGAGAAAGCTCGCATTTTGGTTAACAAGATTCCGG GAATGGTAGATGTTTTGACCACAAAAATCATTGCTTGGGAGAATGAAAGAGGAAAAGAGTTCACATATGATGGC GTACGCCTTCTCTCAATGCTGGATGAATACATGATTGTTCGCCAGGAGAAAGAACAAGAGAAGAAGAGACAAAGG GATCAGAAGAAGCTCCACGATCAGCTCAAAGCCGAGCAGGAAGCTCTCTACGGTTCAAAGCCAAGTCCATCCAAGCCTCAAAGCATAAAGAAGGCGCCTAGACACTCGATGGGTGGTGTAAACCGCAGGGTGTCCATGGGTGGAGCCACGATGCAAGCACCCAAAACAGACATACTGCATTCCAAGAATGTTCGTGCTGCCAAGAGAACTGAAGACATTGCCCATTTGTCCCCTG CCAGCAGAGGCTTGGACATTGGCGATCTTCCCATCAAGAAGCTATCTTTCAATGCCACTGCCTTGCGTGAAACCGAGACACCTCGCAAGCCATTTGCGCAGATCATGCCGCCGCCAAGCAGTGTCCCCTCCACTCCTGCGCGCTCTGTCACCAATGACACCGAGGATGAGAACCGGACCCCCAACCCCAAGACATTTGGAGCAGCACTGAATCTCAAGACCCCGATGA